The region GGAATATGCCGGCGCGCTGGCGAGCGTCACGGACGATGACAGCAGTGACGCGAAACTGCGCGACGCCGAACAAGCGGCCTTCGGTTATACCCATCTCGACCTTGCCGCCTCCATGATGCAGGACTGGAGCATCCCGCGCCTGTTCTGCGAAGCGGTGCTGCATCACAAGGCGCCGTCGCAGTCGGGGCTTGACGATGAGTCGCGCCAGTTACGGCTGGCGCAGATGCTGCATGTCGCCGGCGCCATCGCCGATTATTGCGTGGCGCCTGAAAACGCACGCGTACCGGCCTTGCAGGCCTTGCTCGATGCCGGCGCACCGCTCAACGGCGAGATCGATCACGTGAGCGCGCTGTGCGACCGTGTCGGCCGCGACTGGGTGGAATGGAGTTCGATGGTGGGTATTGCAGCGCAAGCGTTGCCGCCGACGCGCGACGTGTTGGCGCAGTTGCGCGAACAATCGGGTCAATAGGCCATCGCAGCTGCCGGAGCAGCTGCAATCAAGTCTTGCCGGCCGGCGACAACTCCGGATACATGGCCGCCGCCAGCAGGCATACCGTCTCCACCGCATCCGCACGCGCCAGGTCATGCACCAGGGGGCGTTGCTGCAGCAGGGCCGCACAGGGTACGGCAGCGGTGACACGGCGCTCAAACAGATCTTCCATCGTCCGCAACCAGTTGTCGAATTCGACGCGCGCCTGCCGTTCCGCCGCGCTTGCCGATGCTCTCTCTTCCAGCCAGATATGCGTGGCCGCACACGCCAGCCGGCGTGCCAGCGCGACGCAGGTGCGGGCGTTGTGGATCTGGCGTGCATCGACGCCGCCTTCGCGCAGCAGCCGTTGCAGCAGCAGGCCGCTCTCGATATTGACCACGCAGGCTTCGCGCCGGTAGGCGTGCATTTGCGCAGCGTGCGGATGCAGCTGCAGCGCACCGCGCAGGTAAGCCAGGTTGGTCAGGATCATGTGCGACAGGTTGCGATGCAGGTTGGCCTGGCGGCGCTGGGGCCATAGCAGGTAGGTGGCGACAATCGCGACCACGGCGCCGATGACGTTGTTGCCGGCGCGCAGCAGCGCGTTACTTAGCTGCAGTTGCGGTTCGGTCGCGACGTCGGCCACCAGCACGAACACCGGTGTCAGGAACAGTGAATACAAGCCGTAGCTGACCGGCCGCAGACCCATCGCCAGCGCCGCCATCGGAAACACCAGCAAGGCCAGCGCAAGCGGCGAATGGATGAACAGGCAGAGCACCACCGCCAGCATGCCGCCGACGATGCTGCCGATGGCGCGCTCCATGCTGCGCGACCAGCTGTCGGCAACCGAGGGTTGCATCACCAGCATGGTCGCCATGGTTGCCCAATAACCGAACGGCAGCTGCAGCAGGTGCACGATCAGGTAAGTGACCCCGGCCGCGACCGCACAGCGCAGGCCGTGCCTTACTTCAGCAGAACCGCTGCGCAGGTGCGCGGCAGCCATGCGCAGTGCATCAAGTGCATCTTGGCGCAGTGAGCTCTGCGGCAGGCTTGGGCGCGCCGCCTGTTTCCAGTCAGCCAGCACCATCAGGCCATCTACGTCATGCAGGTCGCGCAATTTCAGCAGTTGCGCCACCTGCGACGGCGCACGGCCGGTCAGCTGGCGTAGCCGCAGCATGGCGCGCGCATCTTCCGCGTCGCTATGCGCGAGGTTGCGCTTGCCGGGCGTTGTTGCCACACCGCTTTGTATGGTGCGCAGCAATAGTGCCATGGCGTTCAGGATGCGGGCGATGCGCCGGCGCGAGCGGGCATCCTGGGAACGAAAGAGCGGCAGGCGCAGATCGCAGAGCGCCGTGATGCAGTCGAGCAGCGCGTCGGCGCGCGCCAGTTTGATCAGGATGTTCTCGTAGAGCTTGCTGGCGTCGCTGCGGTCGGCCGGGATCGCAGCCAGGGTCGCACGGGCGGCGGCAATGTCGGCGCGGATATGGCGGCGGGTCTGGGCGGCGGCTTCCTCGCGCACGCCGGAACTATCGTTGCTGCCGCCGATGTCGGCCAGTTCGGCCAGCGCGCCGTAGACGCGTGCAACCGCCTGGCGCGCAGGGGCAAACGGATGGATGCGCCACACACTCAGGCCCAGCAGCGTGGCCCAGGCGCAACCGGAAAAATAGATCACGACATGGCTGTGCTGCAGCGGCAGCAGCGTCACCGGGAAGTCCGCCAGGATCGCCGACACCCCGGCCGCCAGTATCAGCACCAGCCCGGTAGCGGCGCCGTAGATGCGCGCAAAGCCGGCAATGCCGGCGCAGGCCATGATGGCCAGCAAGCCGGCCGACATGCCCATGCCGCTCAGTGTGGCGGCGAAGATGCCGCCCAGCGCCGATGCCAGTGCGAAGCCGCCCATCGATGCCAGGCGCGCGCGATTGGAGCCGGCGCTGTCGGCCAGGCAAGTCAGAAAGGCGCCGATGGCGGCCCACGAAAAAAGCGGATTGTGCAGCCACTCACCCACCAGCAGCATGGTTCCCGCCGCCAGGGCCGCACGCAGTCCCTCCGACAGGCTGGCGTGGCGCATCGGGAAGTTGACCGACCAGCGGCGCACGCGCGTGGCCAGAGGCGACGTGAGCAAGGTGAGGGATGTGCGCGACATTCGCGGCGTGGCGAAGGAGGAGAGCGGCGGCATTCTGGGGATGGGCTGGAGCAATGAATGGGGATGCCTGCCAGTATAGAAAACGCCGCTATTGCCGGTATGACTTAATTTCGACGAATGCAGTCGGAATATTCATGAAAATTCACTCGCTTCTGGCGACTTTCTTGCCCGTCACAGGCGGTCCGCCGGCGAACAGTTCGCTGCTCAGCGTCAGCCAGGCGCGCGCCGCATGCGACAGATAACCGCCGCGTGTGACGTAAGCCACCTGCCACTGCACCTCCGGTTCCACCAGCCGCACGGATTGCAATTGATCGGAGGCGAGCCGGTGGATAAAGGGTTCCGGCAACAGGGCCACGCCCATGCCGGCCAGCGCCATGGCCACCAGCCAATCCCATTGGCCGCTCTGGGCCGCCACTTCGGGCGCGATGCCGGTATCGCGGAACATGTTGCGCAAGGTGCGTGTCAGGCCGAACTCGTTATTGAGCAACACCAGCGGCATGTCCTTGAGCGCCTTGCACGGCAGCGTGCTGCGATTTTTCTGGAAGCGGCCGGCCTGCGCCACGGCCCAGATCGGATAGGCCGCCACCGGCGTCATTTCGAGTTCCAGCTCGGGCGCGACGGGCAGCACCGTCATGCCGATTTCCAGGGTGCCGGCGGCGACGCGCTGCTCGATTTGCGGGCCGGTGTCTTCCAGCAGCGTGATGGCGATTTCGGGATGGCGTTCACGGAAGGCCTTCAGCACCGGTGTGCAGAGAATGTTCACCATCGGCGGGATACCGATCTCCAGGTGACCCTGACGCAGGTTGCGGGTGTTGTGGATTTCGGTGTTGAGGCGCTGGACGCCCGCCAGGATCTGCTGTGCCTGCTCGTACACGACGCGACCGGTATCGGTCAGCTGCAGGCTGCGTCCGGCGCGGATCAGCAGCGGCGTGCCGATCTCGTCTTCGAGCTGGCGCACCATCTTGCTGACCGTCGACTGCGTGACATGCAGGGCGTCGGCGGCTCGACTGAAGCTGTTGAGCCGGACGGTTTCCGAGAAGTAACGCAGGGCGCGGATGTCCATGATGATGGTCCAAATTATGCAAAAAACGACTGATTGAAGAGAGTTTAAATCATACGGCGCATGGTTAGCCGATTCTATACTCGTGAAAAAAAGATGGCAGAAATCCATTCTGTCTTTCCAAAATCGAGCAGGAGAACCAGATGTATTCCGAACGTATTCCGCCGGCGCTGGCCGGCAAAGTCATGTCCGCCGGCGACGCCGCCAGCCTGTTCCGCACCGGCATGATCATCGGCATGAGCGGCTTCACGCGCGCCGGCGACGCCAAGGCGATACCGCGTGCGCTGGCCGAGCGCGCCCGCAGCGAAGCGCTGCGCTTCACGGTGATCACCGGCGCCTCGCTGGGTAACGACAGTGACGGCCTGATGGCGGAGGCGGGCTTGCTGGCGCGGCGCATGCCGTTCCAGGTTGACGGTACATTGCGGCGCAAGATCAACGCCGGCGAGGTCATGTTCATCGACCAGCATTTGTCGGAAACCGCCGAGCAGTTGCGCAACGGTACGCCGGGAGCGATCGATATTGCGGTAATCGAAGCGGCGGCGATCACCAGCGAAGGCATCATCCCGACCATGTCGGTGGGGAATTCCGCCAGTTTCGTCGAGCAAGCCGGGATGATCGTCATCGAACTCAACGCCAGCGTGCCGATGGCGCTGGCCGGATTGCACGACATTTATTTGCCGCAAGGGCGGCCGGGGCGTCAGCCGATACCGCTGACCAGTCCTGAGCAGCGCATCGGCACGCGCGCCATTCCGTTCGATCCGGCGCGCATTGCCGCCATTGTCGTCACCGACATGCCAGACAGTCCGTCCAGCGTATTGCCGCCCGATGACGAGACCAAGGCCATCGCCGGCCATGTGATTCGTTTCCTGGAGGCCGAGGTCGCGGCCGGCCGCATGGGCGAGGAGCTGGCGCCGCTGCAGGCCGGCATCGGCACCATCGCCAATGCCGTGCTGCACGGATTGACGCAGTCCTCGTTCCGTAACCTCACGATGTTTTCCGAAGTGTTGCAGGATAGCGCGATCGAGTTGCTCGATTCGGGCCAGTTGCGCTTCGCCTCGGCGTCGTCGATCACGTTGTCGCCGGCCATGAACGAGAAGTTCATGCGCAATCTCGACCACTATCGCTCGCGCATCGTGCTACGCCCCCAAGAGATCAGCAATCATCCCGAGCTGGTGCGCCGGCTCGGCATCATCGCGCTCAACACCGCGCTCGAATTCGATCTCTATGGCAACGTCAATTCGACGCATGTCGGCGGCACCCACATGATGAACGGCATCGGTGGTTCGGGCGACTTCGCGCGCAACGGGCAGTTGTCGATTTTCGTCACCAAGGCGGCGGCCAAGAGCGGCGACATTTCCAGCGTGGTACCTATGGTGTCGCATGTCGATCACACCGAGCACGACGTCGACGTGCTGGTCACGGAGTTCGGCCTGGCTGATCTGCGCGGACTGGCGCCGCGCGAAAGGGCTCCGCTGATCATCGAGCATTGCGCCCATCCCGACTATCGCCCGGCGCTGCGCGACTATTTCGCCCGCGCTTGCCGGGCCGGAGGCCACACGCCGCATCTGCTCCCCGAAGCCCTGTCATGGCACGAACGCTACAAGAACGACAAAACCATGCGGGGTCACTAAGTCGTTTCGATGTTGTCATTTTTTTTATGTAATTGCGAATTAAACAACGCATCGAAAAAATTCATCCGCCGGCTGCGCCCGCACCGGCGTCAATACCCTGTCGCGCCTCTAAAAAATCATGGCGATTTGAAATCGTTTGTGAGACGATTGCCAATGGATAATTTTGTTGACATCAACGTAACTTTTGATAACGTCAACACGCGGCACCCGACACCGGTCGCGCATGCGCATCGCTGCGGGAAGCAAACAACAAGAATAGACGAATAGCAAAAAAGCAAGAGCAAAACAGTACGGCGCAGATCACTGTGCCGAGGGGATGTATCGATTGTTGCTGACGTGTTTTTCCGGAGAGAGAAGCCGTTTATGAAGCTATTCAGAAAAGGCCTGCTGCTGGTTGCGATTCCCGGCATGTTCGAGCTTGGCTTGCTGGGGATCCTGTACAAGAGCCAGGAGAACGCTACGCGGGCCGAAGTCTGGGCCCTGCACACCAAGGACGTCATCATCCAGGCGGGAGAAGTGCGCGAGCCCGTGCTGCTGCAATCGGCGCGGCTGCGCGCCGCCATCATTCTTAATGATCCGTCCGGGCTTGAGAAGAACGATCTGTGGGACAGCCTCGACAAGGAAATCGGCGAACTGCGCGCGCTGGTCGGCGACAACACCGAACAACGCCGGCGTGTGGAGGAGATCGGCGCCTCCGTGCGGGAATACCGCCAGTGGATTGACATCCAGACCGAACTTCTCAAGAACGGCAAGCGCGATGAGCTGGTGGCGGCCTTGCGCGATCCCAAGGCGCTGCGGCTGATTCAGGTGATTCAGCGGCAACTGGTCGAGTTCATCAAGGTGGAAGAAAACCTGGATGAGCAGCGACTGAAAGCCGTGTCCGAGGCGCGATTGATGCAGAACGTCGCTCTGGTGATCGCCTTGCTCGGCGCAATACTCGCCGCCGCACTGGCTGCACGGATTTTCAGCCGTGACGTCGGTGGTCGTCTGGCCGTGCTGACCGGCAATGCGCTCAAGCTGACCGAAGGCGGGGTGCTGGCCCAGCGCGTAGGCGGCAACGATGAAATCACCGAGCTCGACAAAGTGCTGCACGAGGCCAGCGCGCGCCTGCGCCAGGCCGAGGACGACGCACGGGCCTACCGTGAAGAACTCGAGCGTCACGCACGCGAGCTGACCGCCGTGAATGAAGATCTGCAGCGCCAGACGCAGGACAACGAAATGTTCATCTACAGCGTGTCGCATGACCTGCGCTCGCCGCTGGTCAACCTGCAGGGGTTCAGCAAGGAACTGCATCATTCTGTCGGCGAGCTGCACGACACCATCAACGCCAGCGATCTCAACGACGGGGACAAGCAGCGCATCCGCGACATCATCGAGGAAGACGTCGAAGTGTCGCTGCGCTTCATCCGCACTGCGGTAACGCGTTCGGCAGCGATCATCGACGCCATGTTGCGGCTGTCGCGCGTGGGGCGCGTCGAGTACCAGGCGCAAGAGACCAACGTCGACGAGATCGTCGCGCGCGTCATCGACGCCATGAGCAACACCATCCGCGAGCGCCAGGCATTGGTGGTGTCGCAGCCGCTGCCGCCGTGCTACGGCGACCCGACCGCGATCGAACAGATCTTCGGCAACCTGATCGGCAATGCAGTCAATTACCTCGATCCCAAGCGCCCCGGTACGGTCGAAATCGGCGTGCTGCCGCCGGATCCTGGCCAGCCCGATTTTCGCATCTACTACGTGCGCGACAACGGCCTAGGCATTCCGGCCGACTATCTCAGCAAGATGTTTTCCGCCTTCCACCGTCTTCACGCGGATGTCGCCCAAGGCGAAGGCGTCGGCCTGGCGCTGATCAAGCGCATCGTACTGCGCCATGGCGGCAAGATCTGGGTCGAATCCGTCGAAGGCGCCGGCACCACCTTTTATACCTCGCTACCGGTGCGACCGGTGCAGCCCGCAACCCAATTGGCTCAAGGAGAACAGACTCATGGCTGACAAAGACGAAGTAGGGATATTGCTGGTCGAAGACGACGATGGCCACGCCTTGCTGGTGGAAAAAAATCTGCGCCGCGCGGGTTTGTCCAACGGCTTCCTGCGTCTCAAGGACGGCCAGGAAGCGCTTGATTATTTTTTCAACGGCGAGGGCGTGCCTGCCAGGGAAAGATTCGAATCGCTGGTGGTGCTGCTGGATGTGAACATGCCCCGCGTGAGCGGTGTCGACGTCTTGAAGCGCCTCAAGGAAAACGAATCCACTGCAGCCATTCCTATCATCATGCTGACCACCACCGACGATCCGCGCGAGATCGAACGCTGCTATGACTACGGCTGCAATCTCTACATCACCAAGCCGGTGGAGTACGAAGCCTTCATCGAAGCGGTGCGCCGCCTCGGGTTCTTCCTGCAAATCATCAAGGTGCCCCCGGTAGGGCGCGGTGTTGCATGACTGCATCGGAACCCTCCATTCTGATCATCGAAGACGATGAAGGCCTGCGCATGCTGGCGCGTCGCCGTCTGGAAAAGCGCGGCTTCAAGGTCGGCAGCGCCGGCAGCATCGCGCAGGCGCGCAGCTTGTTGCGCGATGGCGCCTTCGATCTGCTGGTGATCGACTATCAGCTCGACGAAAACATGAGCGGTCTCGATTTTTACAACGAGTTGCGCGAAGAGGGCGTGAAGATTCCAGCAGTGATGTGCAGCGGTTTTTCAGACGAGGCGCATTTCGGCGAGGCGCTGCGTTGCGGCATTGCCCATGTCCTGCCGAAGTCGCAGGATTATCTGGACGAGTTGCCCGACGTCGTGCAGCAGGTACTGAATCGGGCGCAGGATTAAGCTGCACGGGCGGTGGCATTTGCGCATGCCGCTGCTGCCATGAAGGGCGCGTCATGGTAGGATGCTGACCCTCTGCAACGCCTCATTGAAGCCGCAATGTCGAAACAGTTTTTGCTTGAAAGCCCCAGGGATACCGGCGACGACCGCGTGACCTTCATCATCCGCAACAACGGCACGATGCTGCCCGGTTTCGTGAGCCGAGCCGCGCTGATTTCCATCGGCGGGCTGACCAGCAACAACATCGTCGCGCTCTACACCGAGCACCGCGCGCGTATTGCCGAAGCCGTCAAGAAGCGCTTGGCGCGTCCTGGCCTGGTGCCTTACATCGCGTTGACGCTGGAAGATTTGCAGCAGGCGCTTCCTCTTGCGGATGCCCGAGCCGAATAGTGATTCACGGCAATGCCGCAAGCACGGCGTAAGCTGCGCCTGATATTTTCACGCTGAATCAATGGCAGGGCCTGTCAATAATCAATTTGATGGGATTATTAACAGGTTCTGCTGTTGCCGTCGTGCTAATCTACGTTTGCGCAAAAAAGCGCCGGGCGCTCGCTGCTATCTCAGCGATCAGTGCACCGTAAAACAGACAACGCGTCATGATCGCGGCGATCGACCGGGACGAACGGTCGGCCCTTTTCCGCCAAGGAAAGAGGCTCAGAACAACAATCATTGGAGACACAGGCGACGCCACATGACCGGGACAGGTCGGGGCGGGCCTGATACGGGAATCAGCTTGAGAGCTTTGCAGAGACGACTATCGAATGCGTTCGTCGCCATTCAGGCGCGCTATCGCCGTTCGCCGCGGACGCACGCAGCGCACACAACGCACACAATGCACTTGCGTACGCATGCCTATGCCAGCCTCTATCAGCAGGAGATGCCTGCGCCTTCGGCCGAGCTCGAACGCAACCTGCGCCATTTCTCAGAGCAGTCCCTGGTCGGCGTGTACGTGCTGCGCAATGACGGTACCGTGCTGCACGCCAACGACAAGATGGCCGCCATGCTCGGCTACCAGCGCGGCGCCGAGTTGGTCGGCATGCCGGTAGCGAGTCTGACGGCGCCGGAAGACCTGTCCCTGCTGCAGGAAAACATGCAGTCGCGCCTGCAGGGCGACGCCGGCACCGTTCAATATTCCTATCGCATTCTGCGTCGCGACGGCACCCGTCATTGGGTCGAAGTGCACGGCAGCGTCTGCCCGCACGAAGGCGGCACCGCGCTGGTCGAAACCGCGCTCGACGTCAACAAGCAGGTGCAGTCCGAATGGCAGTCGCGCATGGCCGACCGGGTCTTCGAATCGACCAGCGAAGGCATCCTGATCACCGATGCCGAGTTTCGCATCCTGGCTGTCAATCCCGCTTTCACGCGGATTACCGGCTATCGTCCCGAAGAAGCGATGGACAAGCGTTCGCGCATGATGACCGGCCCCGGCGCTCAGGCTGAAATCAACCGCGGCATGCTGGAGCGGCTGGCGCGCGACGGCCACTGGCAGGGTGAAATGAAGGACCGGCGCAAGGACGGCAGCTGGTATCCGGCCTGGCTGTCGATCTCCGCCATACGCGACAACCGCGGCGGCATCAGCAATTACGTCGGCGTGTTTACCGACAACACCATCCGCAAGGAAGCCGAAACCAAGCTGGCTTTCCTGGCCGATCACGACAGCCTGACCGGCTTGCGCAACCGCAGCAGCCTGATGCGGATTTTCGCGCAGCAGATTGAAGCGGCGCAGGCGGCCGGTGAGACGCTGGCCTTGTTCTTCGTCGACCTCGACCGCTTCAAGACCGTCAACGACACGCTCGGTCATCACGCCGGCGATCAATTGCTGGTGGCGGCCGCTGAACGGCTGCGCGAGCAGTTGCGCCCGGACGACGTGCTGGCGCGCTTCGGCGGCGACGAGTTCGTCGTCGTGCTGGGCGGCTCGCCTCCACAGGCCATGATTGCGGCCATTGCGCAGCGCCTGATCAACAGCATCCTGCAGCCGTTCACAATCAACGGCCACGAGATGTTCATCAGCGCCAGCATCGGCAGCGCGGCTTATCCGGAACACGGTGAAGACGCCATCACGCTGCTCAAGAATGCCGACATCGCGATGTACCACGCCAAGGATCGCGGCAAGAACGCCTTCCAGCTGTTCAACAAGGAAATGAGCAATCATGCGCTCGAGCAGATGCTGCTCGAAAACAGCCTGCGCCACGCCATCGAACGCAAGGAATTCGAACTGTACTACCAGCCGCAGTTTTCGGCGCAGGACGGCGCCATCTGCGGCGCCGAAGCGCTGATTCGCTGGCGTCATCCGACGCGCGGGCTGGTGACGCCGGGCATGTTCATCACGCTGGCCGAACAGACCGGCCTGATCGTGCCGCTGGGCGCGTGGGTGCTGCGCGAAGCCTGCCGCCAAGGCAAGGCCTGGCTGGATCGCGGCTATCAGTTCGGGCGCATTGCGGTAAATTTGTCGCCGCGCCAGTTTTCATCGGACGACCTGCTTGCCACGATCGACAATGCGCTCGATCAGAGCGGCCTGCCGTCGGCCATGCTCGAGCTGGAAATCACCGAAGGTGCGATCATGCAGAATCCGCAGGAAGCGGTGGTGCTGCTCCAGCGCATGCGTGAACTGGGCGTGACGATTTCGGTGGATGATTTCGGCACCGGCTATTCGTCGCTGGCCAGTCTCAAGCAATACCCGCTCGATACGCTCAAGATCGACCGCAGTTTCGTCAAGGGCATCCCAGCCGACGCCGACGATGTCGCCATCACCGAGGCCATCGTCGCCATCGCCCACAAGCTGCATCTGAAGGTGGTTGCCGAAGGCGTCGAGTCGCAGGAGCAGCACGATTTCCTGCGTGCAGCCGGCTGCGACATGGTGCAGGGTTATCTGCATTCGCAACCGCTGACGGCCAGTGAAATCGAGCAGCACTGGTATCTCGGCGGTGCACAGGCGGAGACCTGACGCGCTGCTTCCATTGCCTGTCTGCCGCGTCACTCCCTGTTCTGCCGCGCATATTCCTTGCGTTTCATGACCAGATATTCGTTCTTGTCGACCTCATGCAGTTGGCGCGGGTAGCGTTCGGTGGCGCTGAACCAGGTTTGCAAGCGTTGCTCCAGCTGCTGCTGCGGCGGTGCCGCCAGACCGCTGAGGAAGGCGTCAATCGCGAGGTAGTAGCGCATGGTATTGCGTTCCACCGTGCCGCGCATGCCGCCGATATAGCCGCTCTTGTCGGACTTATCCTGCGTGAATCCGACCTTGTCGCTGCCGGCGGTGGCAAGATAGGCGCGCAGCGCCACGCGGCTGGCCAGGCCGAACGAGTAGGAATACGTCAGATGCAGGAAGCTGCGGCCGTCGCCGAGCGGCACTGCTTCCAGCTGGATGCGATAGTCGCGCGTGTCGATCGGTCCCTTGTCTGCGGCCAGGCGGACGTCGAAGTA is a window of Herbaspirillum hiltneri N3 DNA encoding:
- a CDS encoding FUSC family protein, translated to MSRTSLTLLTSPLATRVRRWSVNFPMRHASLSEGLRAALAAGTMLLVGEWLHNPLFSWAAIGAFLTCLADSAGSNRARLASMGGFALASALGGIFAATLSGMGMSAGLLAIMACAGIAGFARIYGAATGLVLILAAGVSAILADFPVTLLPLQHSHVVIYFSGCAWATLLGLSVWRIHPFAPARQAVARVYGALAELADIGGSNDSSGVREEAAAQTRRHIRADIAAARATLAAIPADRSDASKLYENILIKLARADALLDCITALCDLRLPLFRSQDARSRRRIARILNAMALLLRTIQSGVATTPGKRNLAHSDAEDARAMLRLRQLTGRAPSQVAQLLKLRDLHDVDGLMVLADWKQAARPSLPQSSLRQDALDALRMAAAHLRSGSAEVRHGLRCAVAAGVTYLIVHLLQLPFGYWATMATMLVMQPSVADSWSRSMERAIGSIVGGMLAVVLCLFIHSPLALALLVFPMAALAMGLRPVSYGLYSLFLTPVFVLVADVATEPQLQLSNALLRAGNNVIGAVVAIVATYLLWPQRRQANLHRNLSHMILTNLAYLRGALQLHPHAAQMHAYRREACVVNIESGLLLQRLLREGGVDARQIHNARTCVALARRLACAATHIWLEERASASAAERQARVEFDNWLRTMEDLFERRVTAAVPCAALLQQRPLVHDLARADAVETVCLLAAAMYPELSPAGKT
- a CDS encoding LysR family transcriptional regulator → MDIRALRYFSETVRLNSFSRAADALHVTQSTVSKMVRQLEDEIGTPLLIRAGRSLQLTDTGRVVYEQAQQILAGVQRLNTEIHNTRNLRQGHLEIGIPPMVNILCTPVLKAFRERHPEIAITLLEDTGPQIEQRVAAGTLEIGMTVLPVAPELELEMTPVAAYPIWAVAQAGRFQKNRSTLPCKALKDMPLVLLNNEFGLTRTLRNMFRDTGIAPEVAAQSGQWDWLVAMALAGMGVALLPEPFIHRLASDQLQSVRLVEPEVQWQVAYVTRGGYLSHAARAWLTLSSELFAGGPPVTGKKVARSE
- a CDS encoding succinate CoA transferase; its protein translation is MYSERIPPALAGKVMSAGDAASLFRTGMIIGMSGFTRAGDAKAIPRALAERARSEALRFTVITGASLGNDSDGLMAEAGLLARRMPFQVDGTLRRKINAGEVMFIDQHLSETAEQLRNGTPGAIDIAVIEAAAITSEGIIPTMSVGNSASFVEQAGMIVIELNASVPMALAGLHDIYLPQGRPGRQPIPLTSPEQRIGTRAIPFDPARIAAIVVTDMPDSPSSVLPPDDETKAIAGHVIRFLEAEVAAGRMGEELAPLQAGIGTIANAVLHGLTQSSFRNLTMFSEVLQDSAIELLDSGQLRFASASSITLSPAMNEKFMRNLDHYRSRIVLRPQEISNHPELVRRLGIIALNTALEFDLYGNVNSTHVGGTHMMNGIGGSGDFARNGQLSIFVTKAAAKSGDISSVVPMVSHVDHTEHDVDVLVTEFGLADLRGLAPRERAPLIIEHCAHPDYRPALRDYFARACRAGGHTPHLLPEALSWHERYKNDKTMRGH
- a CDS encoding sensor histidine kinase, translated to MKLFRKGLLLVAIPGMFELGLLGILYKSQENATRAEVWALHTKDVIIQAGEVREPVLLQSARLRAAIILNDPSGLEKNDLWDSLDKEIGELRALVGDNTEQRRRVEEIGASVREYRQWIDIQTELLKNGKRDELVAALRDPKALRLIQVIQRQLVEFIKVEENLDEQRLKAVSEARLMQNVALVIALLGAILAAALAARIFSRDVGGRLAVLTGNALKLTEGGVLAQRVGGNDEITELDKVLHEASARLRQAEDDARAYREELERHARELTAVNEDLQRQTQDNEMFIYSVSHDLRSPLVNLQGFSKELHHSVGELHDTINASDLNDGDKQRIRDIIEEDVEVSLRFIRTAVTRSAAIIDAMLRLSRVGRVEYQAQETNVDEIVARVIDAMSNTIRERQALVVSQPLPPCYGDPTAIEQIFGNLIGNAVNYLDPKRPGTVEIGVLPPDPGQPDFRIYYVRDNGLGIPADYLSKMFSAFHRLHADVAQGEGVGLALIKRIVLRHGGKIWVESVEGAGTTFYTSLPVRPVQPATQLAQGEQTHG
- a CDS encoding response regulator encodes the protein MADKDEVGILLVEDDDGHALLVEKNLRRAGLSNGFLRLKDGQEALDYFFNGEGVPARERFESLVVLLDVNMPRVSGVDVLKRLKENESTAAIPIIMLTTTDDPREIERCYDYGCNLYITKPVEYEAFIEAVRRLGFFLQIIKVPPVGRGVA
- a CDS encoding response regulator, whose amino-acid sequence is MTASEPSILIIEDDEGLRMLARRRLEKRGFKVGSAGSIAQARSLLRDGAFDLLVIDYQLDENMSGLDFYNELREEGVKIPAVMCSGFSDEAHFGEALRCGIAHVLPKSQDYLDELPDVVQQVLNRAQD
- a CDS encoding DUF1488 family protein, with translation MSKQFLLESPRDTGDDRVTFIIRNNGTMLPGFVSRAALISIGGLTSNNIVALYTEHRARIAEAVKKRLARPGLVPYIALTLEDLQQALPLADARAE
- a CDS encoding bifunctional diguanylate cyclase/phosphodiesterase → MPAPSAELERNLRHFSEQSLVGVYVLRNDGTVLHANDKMAAMLGYQRGAELVGMPVASLTAPEDLSLLQENMQSRLQGDAGTVQYSYRILRRDGTRHWVEVHGSVCPHEGGTALVETALDVNKQVQSEWQSRMADRVFESTSEGILITDAEFRILAVNPAFTRITGYRPEEAMDKRSRMMTGPGAQAEINRGMLERLARDGHWQGEMKDRRKDGSWYPAWLSISAIRDNRGGISNYVGVFTDNTIRKEAETKLAFLADHDSLTGLRNRSSLMRIFAQQIEAAQAAGETLALFFVDLDRFKTVNDTLGHHAGDQLLVAAAERLREQLRPDDVLARFGGDEFVVVLGGSPPQAMIAAIAQRLINSILQPFTINGHEMFISASIGSAAYPEHGEDAITLLKNADIAMYHAKDRGKNAFQLFNKEMSNHALEQMLLENSLRHAIERKEFELYYQPQFSAQDGAICGAEALIRWRHPTRGLVTPGMFITLAEQTGLIVPLGAWVLREACRQGKAWLDRGYQFGRIAVNLSPRQFSSDDLLATIDNALDQSGLPSAMLELEITEGAIMQNPQEAVVLLQRMRELGVTISVDDFGTGYSSLASLKQYPLDTLKIDRSFVKGIPADADDVAITEAIVAIAHKLHLKVVAEGVESQEQHDFLRAAGCDMVQGYLHSQPLTASEIEQHWYLGGAQAET